One part of the Panulirus ornatus isolate Po-2019 chromosome 73, ASM3632096v1, whole genome shotgun sequence genome encodes these proteins:
- the LOC139748190 gene encoding uncharacterized protein isoform X2 produces MMKRCCCCCPLRRGSAIIASLTLVLGLLGVLYGIYWGIRDHKEGWALVAVSGANLLLAIFLTVSLKRLDEADNTE; encoded by the exons ATGATGAAacggtgttgctgctgctgtccctTACGACGGGGGTCTGCCATCATAGCCAGCCTCACCCTC GTGCTGGGCCTTCTGGGGGTGCTGTACGGCATCTACTGGGGTATCAGGG ATCACAAGGAGGGCTGGGCTCTGGTCGCTGTGAGCGGAGCTAACCTGCTCCTAGCCATCTTCCTCACCGTCTCACTCAAACGA CTGGATGAAGCCGACAACACCGAATGA
- the LOC139748190 gene encoding uncharacterized protein isoform X1 produces the protein MMKRCCCCCPLRRGSAIIASLTLVLGLLGVLYGIYWGIRDHKEGWALVAVSGANLLLAIFLTVSLKRGYRVALKAWAVLTTLLVVLGGAALGVVIIYVSFFLTGLVVFCFSVLQLYFAIVVWSFSLSLDEADNTE, from the exons ATGATGAAacggtgttgctgctgctgtccctTACGACGGGGGTCTGCCATCATAGCCAGCCTCACCCTC GTGCTGGGCCTTCTGGGGGTGCTGTACGGCATCTACTGGGGTATCAGGG ATCACAAGGAGGGCTGGGCTCTGGTCGCTGTGAGCGGAGCTAACCTGCTCCTAGCCATCTTCCTCACCGTCTCACTCAAACGA GGTTATCGTGTGGCTCTGAAGGCGTGGGCAGTGTTGACAACACTGCTGGTCGTGCTGGGCGGGGCGGCCCTGGGTGTCGTCATCATCTATGTGTCGTTCTTCCTCACTGGGTTGGTCGTGTTCTGCTTCTCAGTCCTACAACTTTACTTTGCAATCGTTGTATGGTCTTTCAGTCTCTCG CTGGATGAAGCCGACAACACCGAATGA